ACCAGGCCGCCGGCACCCACGTACAGGCGATCGCCCAGGCCGCGCAGCGCGCGATGGCCAGCATGGCCGGACCCGCCGCCGACAGCTTCCAGCAGTACCTGCAGAAGTTCGCCGTCGGTGACGGCTCACACGTCTCCACCACCCTGCAGGCCGGCAACGGCCTCGCCCAGGGCCTGTACGGCGCCGCCGAGGCGGTCAGCAACACCAAGAGCGAGATGATCCGCGAACTCCAGTACGCCAAGGAGTACATCGAGCAGAACCCGGCCGGAAAGCACGACGACATCGCGCAGTCCGAGGGCATCAAGCAGGCCGCCGCCACCTATCACCAGTACGTCAACCAGGTCGGCAGCGGCGTCGACGGCATGCTCCGCAAGAGCGCCGGCCACATCAGCGACATGAACGGCATGGGCAAGACCTGCGCTCTCAACGGCGCGGGTGGCGCCGGGGGTTCGGGCGGCCCGGGCGGCGCGGGCGGTGCGGGCGGTGCCGGCGGCACCGCCATCGACCCGAGGACGGGGTTGCCTTTCCAGGCGGGGGCTGCTGGTGGGATCGACCCGAGGACGGGGTTGCCTTTCCAGGCGGGGGCTGCTGGTGGGATCGATCCGGCGACGGGGTTGCCTTTCCAGGCGGGGGCTGCTGGTGGGATCGATCCGGCGACGGGGTTGCCTTTCCAGGCGGGGGCTGCTGGTGGGATCGATCCGGCGACGGGGTTGCCTTTCCAGGCGGGGGCTGCTGGTGGGATCGATCCGGCGACGGGGTTGCCCTTCCAGGCGGGGGCCTTCCCGAGCGGCGCCGACGGCGCGGGCGGTGGCGGTGGTGGTGGCGCCGCCCCGTTCAGCATGGGCGCCGTCAACGCTCCCGACGCGTTCGCGGGTGGCGGCGGTGGCGGCGGTGGCGGCGGTTCCTTCGACGGCGGCTCGTTCGACGGCGGCTCGTTCGACGGTGGGGGCGGCGGCGCCGGCTCCGGTGGAGACAGCGCGGACACGCCCAGGCTGAAGCCGTTCACGCCGCTGACGCCCACCATGACGAACTTCGGCGAGGGTGCCGGTGTGGGCGACGGAACCCCGACGTTCACCCCGCTGCCGGTCAGCCCCTCCCACAGCTCGCTGAACCTCGCCGGGCTCTCCGACCCCAACGTCGGTGGAGCGGGCGGTTCAGGATTCGGCTCCGGCTCGGGCCCGGGTGGCGGCATCGGTGGCGGGATCGGTGGCGGGCTGGGCGGCAGCGCGGGCGGGGCCGGGGCCGGCGGGCTGTCGCCGTTCGGCGGTGCGGGCGGACTCGGGAGCGCGTTCGGCGGTGCGTTCGGGGGTGGCGGGGGATCCGGAGTCGGCGGCGCGGAAGGCACCGCCTTGGCGCGTGCCGGCGGCCTCGGAGCGGCGACGGCCGGCAGGACGACCGGCGCCGCCGGCGCGGTGGCCGGCTCCGGCTTCGGCTCCGGTGCGGGCAGCGGCAGCGCCGCCTCCCGGGCCGGTGGCATGCCCGGCGGTGGCATGGCCGGCGGCCACATGCCCGGCGGGGGCGGGGGCGGCGGCGGTCGTGGTAAGGAAGCCCGCAAGGGCAACCGGTTCCTCAGCCCCACCCGGTTCGGCCTCGAAGGCGAGGAGGAGGCGGAGCTGCCGGCCGCGGACTCCGGCATCCTCGGCCAGGCCGGCGAGGCCGATCCGCGCGACCGGCAGTGGCAGCGTGCCCGCCGCCGCTGGCTGGACGACGCCCGCACCGACGGTACCTTCGGGCTGCCCGAGGCGGCGGCGTCCACCGAGACCGCCACGGCTGCCGCACCCACCAGCGAGCAGGCGATGCTCAACCAGCTCGCCGGCGTGCTGCTCGGCTCCGGCGCCGACCCCGAGGCGGCGGCGTCCACCGAGACCGCGACCGAGACGGCGACCGAGACCGCGAGCAGCGGCACCCCGGCTGTCGATCTGACGGCCACTCAATCGGGCTCCGTCACAACCGAGTCGGCGGGGGACACGGACGAGGGCTATCTCGATCGCTCCCGGGCTGCCGCCGCGCGGCGCGGCCACCCAGATGCGCCCGAGGCCGCCGCGCCGGCAGCCGCGCCCGCGGCAGCGGCTCCGGCGGCCGCCGGAAAGCCCGCCCCGCTCCGCGAGGAGGGCGGCTACCAGGTCCCCAGCCCGTTCATGCGCGCCGCACTCAGCCGCCTCGCCGCCCCCGCGGCGGACTGACCCGCGCCCGCCGCTGAACCCGCACCGACGAAGGAACACCATGAGCAACGACGAGCCCGCCTGGTACGAGACCGAGGCCACGCATGAGGAGCCGTTGGAACAGGCACAGCCCGAGTTTTTGGCGCGGCAGGGGGTTGAGTTGGCGCCCGATGAGCCGTTTGTGCAGGCGCGGCAGGGGGTTGAGTTGGCGCCCGATGAGCCGTTTGTGCAGGCGCGGCAGGGGGTTGAGTTGGCGCCCGATGAGCCGTTTGTGCAGGCGCGGCAGGGGGTTGAGTTGATGCCCGATGAGCCGTTTGTGCAGGCGCGGCAGGGGGTTGAGTTGGCGCCTGATGAGCCGTTTGTGCAGGCGCGGCAGGGGGTTGAGTTGATGCCCGATGAGCCGTTTGTGCAGGCGCGGCAGGGGGTTGAGTTGGCGCCCGATGAGCCGTTTGTGCAGGCGCGGCAGGGGGTTGAGTTGGCGCCTGACGAGCCGTTTGTGCAGGCGCGGCAGGGGGTTGAGTTGGCGCCCGATGAGCCGTTTGTGCAGGCACAGTCGGAGTTGAGGCCGGCGGAGCGGCACGGGATGGAGCTGCCTGAAGGGCAGTTGAGGCCGGCGCAGTCGGAGTTGAGGATGGCCGCGCTGCCCGAGCAGCAGGTGCGGGCCCGCACTGCCGCGTCGGTGTCCAAGCGGAGGGTTGAGGGGGCTGACGGCGGCGGCAGTGCCGGTCAGGGCTTCAAGGTCGACCCGGAGCAGTACCAGGCGGCGGTGTCGCCGATGCTCGCCGCATCCGAGCAGGTCCGGTCGCTGTACACCTCGTTGAGCGCGTTCCTGCCATCGCTGGAGGCGCAGAACCCGTGGGGCAACGACGAGTCCGGCAAGAAGTTCGCCGAGGGTGAGAAGGGCTACCTGAAGTACAGCAAGGACACGCTGGACGTCGTCAAGGGCCTGCCCGACGCGCTGAAGGGCATCGCCGACGGTCTGAAGGCGATGGCCCAGAGCTACCAGGGCGCCGACGAGTCGATCGCCGCCGAGTTCGACGGCATGGACACCGGCGCGAGCTCGCTGCCCGCGGCGCCGTCCCTGCCGAGCACCCCGGTGAACATCCCCGTACACATCCCGGTGACCCCGCGGAATGTCATCCAGAGCGGAAGGCACTGACCAGATGGCTGTCGAACTCCCCGAGCCCCTCCAGTGGGTGCTCCTGATGCTCGCAGGCTGCCGCTGGCCGGAGGCGGACGAGGACCAGCTCCGCGACATGGCCGACCACTGCCGCAAGGCCGCCGAGGGGCTCAAGGACGCCACGCAGAGCTCCGACGCCGCGATCAAGCGCGCACTGGAGGGCCAGCAGGGCCTCGCCGCAGAGTCGTTGAACACGTACTGGGCCAAGTTCGCCACTGGCAAGGGTACCCAGGACGACCCCGGCTACCTGCCCGGCGCGATCAACGCGCTCAACGGCATGGGCGACATGCTCGAACAGACAGCCAACTCCGCCGAGACCGCGAAGATCCAGATCATCGCCCAGCTCGGCATCCTCGCCTTCGAACTCGCCACTGCCGAGGCCGAGGCCCCGTTCACCGCGGGTGCCTCGCTGCTCGAGGTCCCCGTGATGATCGCGGGGAGCCGGGCCGTGATCTCCGCGCTCCTGAAGACCCTGCTCAAGGAGATGATCACGATGGCGGCCAAGCAGGCCGCCCAGATGGCCGCGATCAACTTCCTCGCCCAGGGCATCGAACTCGCCGAGGGCCACCGCAAGAGCATCGACATGAAGGAGCTCGGCCAGAACGCGCTCGGCGGCGCGATCGGCGGCGCCTCCGGTCACCTGATCGGCAAGGGCATCGGCGGCGCCGGCGCGAAGCTCGGTGCGGAGAAGGCGCTCAACTCCACCGTCGGCAAGATGGCCACCGGCGCCGCCGTCGGCGTCGGCGCGGACGTCTCCACCCAGCTCATCACCACCGGCAAGGTCGACGGCGAGTCGCTGCTCGGCTCCGGCCTCTCCGGCGGCGCGGGCGCCGGCCTGCACGCGGGCGCCTCCGCGGTGAAGGGTCACGCCAACGCCCCCAAGCCCGCCGAGGCTCCGCACCTCGACATTCCGAGCCCCGCCGCCCACGGGGGTGGGGAGGGCTCACCGACCTTCACGAAGCCCAGCACATCCTCGGGAGAGGGCGGTTACCACGGTCCGACCGGCGACTCAGGTGGCGGCGGTACCACCACGCGGTCGGGTGACGCCGGGGGCGGTTCCGGCATCGGCGCGGCCTCCGGATCCGACGGCGGTGCCGGCGTGGGCTCCAGCCTGAACTCGAACGGCGGCTCGAACGGCGGGACGGAGACGGTCGGCGGTTCGGGGTCGGGCGCGGGCGCGGGCTCGGGTTCGGGTTCGGGTGAGTCGCGGGTGAACGGGCTGACCCCGTTCGGCTCGGCACGGGCGAGCGAGGCTCCGCAGTCGGTCGGGTCGACGGGCGGCGGCAGCCACCCCGACCCGGCCACCCACGAGGCGGGGAGCGCCGGTTCGGGCGGTTCCGCGCGCTCGTTCGACGCCCCGGCCCCTCGCTCGGGTGGCGACGAACCGACGGCCGTACACGAGTCGTCGGCTCGTCCGGAGTCGTCGGTGTCGGGTCACGAGCAGTCGGGTCACGAGCAGTCGGTTCGAACCGACGCGGCGTCGGCTCCGGCAGCGCATGAGACCGTCGCGCGTCAGGAGCAGGCTGTCCATGAGCCGTCGGCTCAGCAGCGTGGTCCCGAGCCGACGTCGGCTCGTCCGGAGTCGTCGGTGTCGGGTCACGAGCAGTCGGTCCGATCCGACGCGGCGTCGGCTCCGGCAGCGCATGAGACCGTCGCGCGTCAGGAGCAGGCTGTCCATGAGCCGTCGGCTCAGCAGCGTGGCCCCGAGCCGACGTCGGCTCGTCCGGAGTCGTCGGTGTCGGGTCACGACCAGTCGGTTCGAACCGACGCGGCGTCGGTTCCGGCAGCGCATGAGACTGTCGCGCGTCAGGAGCAGGCTGTCCATGAGCCGTCGGCTCAGCAGCGTGGTCCCGAGCCGACGTCTGCTCGTCCGGAGTCGTCGGTGTCGGGTCACGAGCAGTCGGGTCACGAGCAGTCGGTCCGATCCGACGCGGCGCCGGCACCGGCAGCGCATGAGACTGTCGCGCGTCAGGAGCAGGCTGTCCATGAGCCGTCGGCTCAGCAGCGTGGCCCCGAGCCGACGTCGGCTCGTCCGGACTCTGTTCCGGCACTTCACGAGACCGTGCCGCGTCAGGAGCAGCCGCAGCACGAGCCGGTGGCGCAGCGTGGTGATCACGAGGTTGTCGAGCAGCCCGGGCCCCGGCACGACCAGCCCGCACACGAATCCGTGCCGCGTCAGGAGCCTGGTTCGCACGAGCCGGTGGCGCAGCGTGGGCAGGAGTCGACGCCACGTCAGGAGCAGCCCGCGCACGACCCCCCGGCTCAGCGGCGTGGCCCCGAGCCGACGGCGTCGCACGAGACTGCGCCGCGACAGGAGCAGCCTGCCGAGACCGGCGGGTCGCGGACGGGTGCGCCCGTGCACGAGGAGCCGGTGGCAACCCACTCGGCCGGTGGGCACGGTGGTTCGCCGGCTCGGGGGAACGCTTCGGAGTCGTCCGACGGTGCGCCGCAGCGGAGCGGTACAGGAGCGGTGCCCAACCTGTCCGGGGCGTTCGGCGGTGCCGCGCACCTGGCCGGGGCCGAGGGCAACACGCACCTCGACGGCGGTACCCGGATCGCGGGCGGCCAGGCGCCGTCCCGGCCGGCGCCCGAGACGGTGCCGAATCAAGTCGGGCCCGACGCCGCGACGTCCACCGTGCAGCAGCCGGCCGGGGCGCCGCCGATGGCCGGTGGCTTCGTGCCCGGTCCGGTGGCGGGCGGCGGCGGGGCGAGCCACGCTTCGGGCGGCGGCACTCGCACGCCGTCGACCTCCGGTGAGCCCAGGCCGACGAGCCAGCGCCCGGCGGAGCCGACCCCGCAGCTCGGCGGGGGAACCCTCCGCCCGGGTGCCGGTCGCTCGTCCGACAGCCACCTGCCCCCGCCCCCGCCCCCGTCGGCGGGCACGTCCCAGCACGGCACGGCCGACCCCGTGAGCACCCGTACCGTCGGCGACCCGCACGCGGCCCCGCCGTCCACGTCCCGCAGTGGGCGGACCGGTGACGAGCACCTGCCGCCGCCCCCGCCGCCGCAGAACACCCGCGTCAGGCCGCTCGAGGAGCGGCCCACGGAGGACGAGCTGGCGCAGTTGCACCAGCATCCGGACGGTCCGGCGCTGATCCACCCGCCCGCGACGGACCCGGCGGCGCTGCAACGGTACAAGAACACCAACAAGTTCAACTTCCGGCTGACCGACGAGCTGGGCACGGCCGCGAACGCGCTGCCGCACAGCTCGTGGGGCCGGCACGACTCGGGAAGCCTGCTGCCGGACGGCAGGCCGGACGTCAAGGTCAGCCCGTACTCGCAGTCCTTCAAGTCGCACCTCGACCCGCTGACCCTCAAGGCCCTGCATCCGATCCCCGCCAACGCGGTGACCCCGCACCTGCGGAACGAGCTCGGGCCGGACGCGATGGCCTTCCAGGGCAACCATGTGCTGGAGGCGGCCGGCAGCCTGGACTTCCGTACGCAGGAGCACTTCCAGCAGCAGGAGATCCGCCGGAACGTCCTGGAGCGCCTGGCCCGGCAGGACTCCCAGCAGTCCTGGCACCCGGTCGGCGAGCAGCGGGTGACCGAACACCTCGACGGCTCGACGTCGGCGATGGACGGCGTGAACCGCCTGCTGGGCGGCCACGACGGTCGGCCCGGCTTCGGCGGGATCGTCCTGGGCGAGGCACACAACCAGTCGCCGAGCTGGAGCTTCCTCAACGAGAACATGCACGACCTGAAGGCCGCGGGCGTCGACAAGATCTTCGTCGAGTCGCTCCGCGACGATGCCTTCCAGCAGCACCTGGACGCCTTCCAGCGGCCCGACGGCACCATGTCGCCGAACCTGGAGAAGATGCTCCGCGCCTACGACCGCAGTCAGAACTCCCCGGCCGGAGCCGGTCTCTACGACACGGTCGTGAAGGCGAAGGCGGAGGGCGTGACTGTCCACGCGGTCGACGGCTACCCGGCGCGGCGGCCGACCGAGGGCGGCCGCCAGGCGCTGGAGGAGCGCGCCCGTCTGCTGAACTCGTACATGAACCACGCCATTTCGGAGTCCGGCGGGTCCGGCAAGTATGTGCTGGTCACCGGAAAGTCGCACGTGCACGAGCACGCCAGCAGCTCTGAGCACCGGATCCCGGGCGTGGCCGAGATGCTGGGCGCCCCCGCCGTGCGGCTCACCGACGTCGGCCGGCCGAACTCGTCGGGAGCGCCGCACGACGCGTCTGTGAACACCGACCCCGGAGACGTCCGCCTCGGCTACCTCGCCCCCGAATCGACCGGCCAGGACCCGGCGAACGCGACCCAGCACCAGGGCGGCGGGATCCCGCCGGCCCCGCCCGCGCCGCCCACCCAGCACGTCGTCGGCGGCAGCCAGGGGAACGGGACCCGAAGCCTCGGTGACCGGACCCCGCCGCCTCCGCCGCCTCCGCCGGCACCACCGGCACCACCGGCCCCGCCGACGCAGCACACGCCCCCGTCCACGCAGCACACGCCGCCCGGCACCGGCCAGCACACGCCGCCCACGCAACACACGCCGTCCACCCAGCACACGCCGCCCGGCACCACCCAGCACACGCCTTCGACCGGCGCGCACGACCAGTTCCTCGACCGGCAGAAGCAGGAGCGCGACGCCGAACTGCAGGCGCTGTCCGGCAAGTCGCCCGTGCGCGATGCGGTCGACCAGCTCGGGCGCGAGCAAAGGTCGGTGGCGACGCCGCCGGTGAACTCGGACCGGCTCCGCCAGGACCTGCCGACGATGTCCCCACAGGCGCGTGCCCAGGAACTGGCCAACATGACACCGGAGAACCGGCGTTGGCTGGCGCGGGATCCCCAGACGGTGGATGCGTTGAAGAACGGCCTGCCGCCGAAGGAGTTCGCGAAGACCGCGGCGGACCTGCTGGTGCACGTGGACCCGCGGGCGGAGCGCGCGGCGACGGCACGGCAGGAGGCGAAGCAGCAGATCGCCCGGATGCTCCAGGACCCGGAGACGGCGGCGCGGCTGCTGAAGAACGGCGCGGACGTCGTGGTGGTCCCGAAGGACGTACGGATGCCGGACGTCCCGGAGTTGAACAACCTGCGCGGGGTGCACAACAACTCGTCGGCGGGCGCCGGTCGCGGGTACGACGACATGCGTGGTTCGGGCGGTCGGCACTCGGCGGTCACCGAGGAGAACCTGCTCGGCGAGCACACCTCGATCGGACAGGGCGGGCACTACGAGGACGGGTACTCCACCACCACCCACGAGTTCACCCACACCGTGCACAAGTACGGGCTGGAGACGAACGACCAGAAGCTGATCACCGACACCTTCAACCAGAAGCTGGGCGATCCGAAGGCGGCCTGGCCCGACGGCCCGCGCCACGACGGCAGCGGAAAGCCGGTGGACAACTACTCCTCGCGGGACGAGCAGGAGTACTTCGCCCAGGTGACCAATGCCTACCTGGGTACCAACCACGGCACCGACCCGTACACCGGCCAGCCGCGCAACAACGGTGCGGACTGGGTGCGGCAGAACGAACCGGCCATGCTTCCGCTCCTGGAGAAGCTGTACGGCAAGGACCCGAGTCTGGTGCACGAGGGGCCGGCCAACCCGGTGCACGCCACCACCGCCGACACCCAGATGTACGACGGCTTCCGGGAGTTCATGGACGGCGTCGAGGGCAACGGCAACCATGCGCCGAGCCACCAGCCGCCGTCCACCCCGCCGCCGCCGACCCCCCAGCAGCCCGGCCGGAACCACGGGCAGCAGGGCGGTTCGTCTCACCTGCCCGCCCCGCCGCCGAAGCCGCCGGCCCCCAAGGCCGCGGTGGACGACGGGTACTCGCACAAGATCGACGGCGCGAAGACCCTCGATGCGATCAAGGACTTCCTCCCGGACACCAGGGAGTTCGACAAGGTCAAGGACACTCTCAAGAAGTACGAGCGGTCCCCGCTGGTCGACGGCGACACCGCGGCGATCATGGACTCGTACCGGACGCAGAAGCAACTGCACGTGGACCTGCTGCGTCGCAACGTCCCCGAGTCGCTCGACGTCGTGAACCACCGGCTCGACGAGATCGCCAGGGAGACGCCGAACCGGCAGGCCGAACTGGCCGCCGAGAAGCACAATCTGGAGACCGCGAAGGCGGCCCTGGACGGCCAGCGGGACCGGATGGCCGTCTACGACCACGAGCTCGCCCGGCTCAAGGGCGAACCCAAGCCCGGCACGCCGCAGTTCAAGGCTCTGGAGGACGCCCGTCGGCAGGCGGAGCCCAGCGTCACCACGGACGCGATCGCGCGGATCGAGGAGCAGCGCACGGCCACCGCCGACCTGCGGCAGCGCGCCGACCAGCGCTTCGACGACGCCGAGGTCAAGTACCAGGACGAGAAGAACAAGCGGATCGCCTCCGGCGCCCCGAAGGAGAGCTCCGCGGAGGCGGCGGCCAAGACCTCCCGGAACGTCTACGAGAGCCGCGTCAAGGACCTCGAGCGTCGCGAGCAGGAGCTCATGGCGGATCTCACGGCGCGCAAGGACGCCCTGGCGGGCACCTACGCGCCGACTCCGCCCAAGCCGAAGAAGGGCTCCGGCCACGAGGCGACGGACGGCGCCTACCGGGCCGCGTTCGGCTACTCGGACCACGGCGTGATGTCGACCGACCCGCACGCCGAGAAGACCGTCCGCCGGGTGGACACGAACGGCAAGGTCAGCCTCAGCGACGCGGTGGTGAACCGGAACCACGTCGTGGCCGACTACATGGTGCACAAGTACGTGACGGCCGCCGTGTTCAAGGCCCGGTCGTTCGGCGACGAGCAGCACCGGGCGGAGGCGTCGAACACGTTCGCCGACTTCGCCGACACCCTGGCACCCGACCAGCACCGGGTCTTCGACACGGCCGGGAAGGGGACCGCCAGGGCGCTCGGCAGGAACGGTCTGGAGCACGCGGCGCTGACCGTACGCGACCTCGGCTACACCGCCGCCGACGTCGACCTGGGGAAGGCGTACGGCAACGAGGAGTTGGCGCCGGCGTTCAGCCCCGCGAAGACGGACGACCCGGCGAGTGCCGGTGCGGCCAAGCAGGAACTGCAGAACCAGTTGGGCAGGTCCGGGCTGGACGGGCCGGCCAAGGCGGAGTTCGACCGGTACGCGGACACCGTGGCGAAGTTCTCCGACGACCCGTCTCCGCAGCACCTGGCGGAGATGAAGGCGGCGCTGGGGGACGTGCACACCAAGGTCCGTGAGCAGGCGGTCGAGGACCTCGCCGTGGTGCACGGCGTCACCGGCCCGCGTCACCTCGACGACACCGTGGCGGCGGCGCGGCAGGCCGCCGCCGAGCCGCCCGGCGGACCGGGCAGGTCCCCGGCGCACGAGCGGCTCGCCGACCGCCTCGACGACCTGGCGGGCGCCCACGACCGTCTGGGCAGTGACCGCCAGGATCTGAAGGGCCTGGCGCACGATCTGCGCAACGACCCCAACAGCGTCCAACCCGAGCAACTGAGGGCGCTCGCCGACACGTTGCCGAAGGAGCGGGAGCAACTGCGCAAGGACGAGGTGCAGCGCCGCCTGGACGAGGCGGGGGAGACCCTCAAGCCCGGCGGCAGCGCGGCCGCGAAGGCCAACGCCGCCGCCAAGCACCTGACCGGTGCGGAAAAGCACATCGGGACGGTGGGCCGGCAGTACGGCGGTGCCTACCCGCGGGCCGGCGCCGGGGAGAACCACCCCGCAGGGCTCTTCGACCAGGCCCTGCACGCCAAGGTGGAGGACGTGCCCAAGCTGATCGAGGACATCACCGCCGGCCTCTCCAACAGCGCCTCCAACCTGCGGTTCGGCGACGAGCTGACCAACAAGTGGATCCAGAACTTCCTCGATCCGCACGTGATCCGGGACCAGGACGTACTGACCGCCGTCGCCAAGGGCGACCTGCCGCCCGAGGCGCTGTACTCGCCGCACACCCTCGACCTGCTGCGCGGGCTGCGCACGCTGGAGGACACCGGTCTGGCCCCGCGCGAGCTGCGCGACCTGATGGCGCCCAAGACCGAGGCCGACATGGTGGAGCTCCACCAGCCCGGCAAGAAGCCCAGCCCCAGCGCCGTCAACATCGCGGACGAGCACGGCATGCTGACCCACGCGGGCGGCCGGACGCCGGTCTCCTCCTCCGGCGACCTCACCCACCAGCCCCACCAGTCCGCGAACCCCGCGGTGGGCATCGAGGGCATGCACCACCCGGTCCGGGACGCCCAGCCGGGCACCGAGGGTCACGAGATCGGGACCACCCCGCCCCCCGTGACGCCCCGGCCGCAGACCCCGGACACCGACGTCCTGATGGCCTCGCCGGACCACGAGACGCCGATGGCGACCCAGAACACCGACGTCCCGATGGCGTCCCAGCAGACCGTCCGGCCGGCGAAGCGGCCGCTGGATCCGGACGAAGACACCCTGATGACGGACGCGCCGCCGACCAAACGCCGCCAGGCCGACGTGGTCCTGCCTCCGCCGCCCCCGCCGGTCAGCCACGGCGCCGGCACCCGGGGCTTCGGCTCGCTGCCGTCACCGCCCCCGCCGGCCACCGCCCACGGCACCGGCGTGCCCGCACACCAGCAGCCCGGTCCGACGGAGGCCCACGGGCCGGCCCAGGCTGCCGAGGCCGTTCCCCAGGAGCGGGACGTGGACGGCGACACGGTGATGGCGGATAGGTCCGTCGAAACCGCCGAGGCCGTTCCGCAGGAGCGGGACGGGGACGGCGACACGGTGATGGCGGACGGGTCCGTCGAAACCGCCGAGGCCGTTCCGCAGGAGCGGGACGCGGACGGCGACACGGTGATGGCGGACGCCGCCCACCACGGCCGCAAGCGCGGTCGGGAGGAGGACGAGGAGCCCGGCGAGGAGCCGGACGCCAAGCGGCGGCGGACCCCCGCGTACGAGAACAGCCACGCGGTGATGGCGGACCGGGGCTACCAACAGATCGACCCGCAGCACCCGTTGACCGGCGAACTGGTCGACTACCTCGGCGGTGCACCCAGGATGCACCCGCCGATGAGCAACTCGCTGCTGCAGAAGGTCAATCCGCACCAGGCACCGACGAAGCCAGCTGCGGACTTCCGGCCCGGCAACGACCTGAACGCCTGCCTGGAGAACGTCGAGGCCTACCGGGACACCCACTTCGGGCGTCCCCGGGTGTCCGGTCGGACCGAGCACGGAACCGTCGAACCGATCCCCGGCAACACGCTGTGGAAGCGTCACGACGGTCCCGCCCTGTTCGGCCAGGGGACGGACGCGGTCCAGAAGTTGATGGAACGGGTGCGGGCCGGCGGGCCCGGCGCCTTCGCCACCGTGCTCGGCATCGGAGCGTCCGGCAGCGGTCACGGCCACGCGGTCGCCCTGGTCCACGACCGGGACGGCACGCTGCGCTGGGCCGACCTGACCGACCGCAAGGTGACCACCGCCAACGGCGGGGCGATGCCCGACAACTACCGCTCCGACTGGACGGTCTGGGCCTCCGTCGCCGACCCGCACGAGAACAACATCTCCGGGCCGCACGACCCGCAGTTCATGGAGCGGTTCAGCACCTTCGGCGAGTCGGACCACCCATCCGACCCGATGGACATCGACACCTTCGGCACCTCGCACCGCGCCGACCCGGACTCGGACACGGCCTCGGTTCGATCTGACGACGAGTCATCCACCGAGTGGCACGACGCGGTCGAGCGGATGTCCGATCGATCCGACGACGAGTCATCCACCGAGTGGCACGACGCGGTCGAGCAGATGTCGGTGTCCGATCACTCGGAGTCCGACAGCGACCCGCGCGGGAACCCGGTTCCCGCGCGACACGAGCCGGAGATCACGGACACCACCGCGACCCAGGCCCGGACCCAGGTGCTTGACGGCGACCAGGGCGGCGCGCCGAAGGGCGACTCGCCGCAGCAGAACTCCCCGAAGCCCGCCGATCAGACCTCGGCCCGCGACAGCCGGTCGGAGGACGCACCGGACAACGGCGGGACCGTCCCGGTGACGCCCCGTCCGGCCGACAGCTCCTCCACCGTCGTTCCACCGGCCGGTACGCACGGGGGCGGGGGATCGGTCCGCCCCCGGTCGGCCTCGGACCCGTCCGGGCTCGGTACGCGCACCTCGGCCCCGCGCCGGTCCGACGGCAGCATCAACCCGTCGATGCGCGGCAACTCGTCCCGTGCCGCCGAGTCGCACACGAGCACGGTCACGTCCGAGTCGCACACGACCACGGTCGCCCCCGAGTCGCACACGAGCACGGTCACGTCCGAGTCGCACACGACCACGGTCGCCCCCGAGTCGCACACGACCACGGTCACGTCCGAGTCGCACACCACCACCACGATCACGGAACCAGGTGCCAAGACGGGCCAGGAAGGCGTCAAGGAGGAGGGGCTCGAAACGCCTCTCACGCAGCACTCCGAGCACGCGCCCGTGACGGAGTTCCCGCCGGTCGGCGCGCGGGTCCCGGTGAAGGGCGACGGTCTCTGCCTGATCCACTCGCTCGAACGCAGCTATCCCGGTCTGGCCGAGCGCCACCCGGAGGGTCTGCAGAACGCCGTCGGGCAGCACTTCGGCAACCTGCGTCCGGAGGACTGG
The sequence above is drawn from the Kitasatospora sp. NBC_00315 genome and encodes:
- a CDS encoding WXG100 family type VII secretion target, yielding MSNDEPAWYETEATHEEPLEQAQPEFLARQGVELAPDEPFVQARQGVELAPDEPFVQARQGVELAPDEPFVQARQGVELMPDEPFVQARQGVELAPDEPFVQARQGVELMPDEPFVQARQGVELAPDEPFVQARQGVELAPDEPFVQARQGVELAPDEPFVQAQSELRPAERHGMELPEGQLRPAQSELRMAALPEQQVRARTAASVSKRRVEGADGGGSAGQGFKVDPEQYQAAVSPMLAASEQVRSLYTSLSAFLPSLEAQNPWGNDESGKKFAEGEKGYLKYSKDTLDVVKGLPDALKGIADGLKAMAQSYQGADESIAAEFDGMDTGASSLPAAPSLPSTPVNIPVHIPVTPRNVIQSGRH